One Cynocephalus volans isolate mCynVol1 chromosome 5, mCynVol1.pri, whole genome shotgun sequence DNA window includes the following coding sequences:
- the SPATS1 gene encoding spermatogenesis-associated serine-rich protein 1 has protein sequence MEPLDLHLLGDPIPYRGPEPAPAGSGGVRATRERSPAGAAGGGRRSRPPCSRLPALGIRSSTASWCVDLGHIRMGVYPGEGGREDPEVEKKEDHGWDLFFDSESLLIFKINTCIDESMYTGNGPRDCHLPSFSRATCNRELEKVPEEKGAGMTKVERRYSANQSDFLESKECFANTASSGRRVSSSSSVEAGPSVSEPSGLPRMSAHLDIAADLDQKSSSSHSDHSSETSVPEVRKDKYPKEFSLLKLQTKDGQRPEWTFYPRFSSNIHTYHVGKQCFFNGVFLGNRRSLSERTVDKCLGRKKYDIDPRNGIPKLTPGDNPYMYPEQSKGFHKAGSTLPPVNFSIMPYEKKFDTFIPLEPLPQIPNLPFWVKEKANNLKNEIREVEELDDWQPAAPLMHILFPSGTLDFPRQS, from the exons ATGGAGCCTCTAGATCTGCACCTCTTAGGAGACCCCATCCCGTACCGAGGGCCAGAGCCCGCGCCGGCCGGAAGCGGCGGTGTCCGGGCAACCCGGGAACGCTCACCCGCGGgagcggcgggcggcgggcggcggtCGCGGCCCCCTTGCTCTCGGCTCCCGGCTCTTGGCATTCGCAGTTCGACTGCCAGTTGGTGCGTTGATCTCGGCCACATTCGCATGGGGGTCTACCCTGGAGAAGGGGGTAGGGAAGACCCGGAGGTGGAAAAGAAGGAGGACCACGGGTGG GATCTTTTCTTTGACTCTGAGTcgcttttaatatttaaaatcaacaCGTGCATAGATGAGTCCATGTACACTGGAAACGGTCCGCGGGACTGTCATCTCCCTTCCTTTTCAAGAGCGACCTGCAACAGAGAGCTGGAGAAGGTTCCAGAGGAAAAAGGCGCTGGCATGACCAAGGTGGAGAGGAGATACA GTGCTAACCAGAGTGATTTTCTGGAATCTAAGGAATGCTTCGCCAACACAGCATCCTCTGGCAGAAGGGTCAGCTCCTCATCTTCTGTAGAAGCAGGTCCAAGTGTCAGTGAGCCTTCAGGCCTCCCCAGAATGTCTGCTCACCTGGA CATTGCTGCAGATTTGGATCAGAAATCCTCCTCCTCACATTCTGATCACTCATCTGAAACGTCAGTGCCTGAAGTCCGAAAGGATAAATATCCTAAGGAATTCAGCTTGCTTAAGTTGCAGACAA AAGATGGGCAGCGTCCTGAGTGGACGTTTTACCCGAGGTTTAGCAGCAATATCCACACCTACCATGTTGGAAAGCAGTGCTTCTTTAATGGGGTCTTCCTCGGCAACAGGAGGTCTCTATCAGAAAGGACGGTGGACAAGTGCTTAGGGAGGAAGAAATACG ATATTGATCCCAGGAATGGAATCCCAAAGTTAACTCCAGGGGATAATCCGTACATGTATCCAGAACAGAGTAAAGGCTTCCACAAGGCAGGATCAACTCTCCCACCTGTGAATTTTTCAAT aatgCCTTATGAAAAGAAATTTGATACTTTTATTCCACTTGAGCCTCTTCCACAAATTCCCAA CTTGCCTTTCTGGGTGAAGGAGAAGGCCAACAATTTGAAGAATGAGATAAGAGAAGTTGAGGAGCTTGACGATTGGCAGCCAGCCGCACCCTTAATGCACATTTTATTCCCTTCTG GTACTTTGGACTTTCCAAGACAATCCTGA